The Macrobrachium rosenbergii isolate ZJJX-2024 chromosome 18, ASM4041242v1, whole genome shotgun sequence genome has a window encoding:
- the LOC136848247 gene encoding zinc finger protein ZFP2-like: MMFHADLSGISTVIPGIPTTSIHTQASTSSEDKPFSCPECHRGFTQKVHLKTHLMQHSGEKPFACEICGKGFIQKVHLKTHMGLHIDQKIHACALCGEEFPLKDLLTVHALVHAIENPFTCIVCKKEFTQKVHLDTHVSVHCREKPFVCTQCGKAFIQKGHLKTHMMVHTGEKPFGCTQCGKGFTQKVHLQTHLAVHSGLKQFKCSVCDKEFTQRGNLDRHLRIHSGIRPFKCAVCGVSFTQKANLKSHMVVHALKKKNSNDGGNTNDVPEVYIAHDSVLLPSEIKLYRCNVCSKDFTRNGNLKTHMAVHSGDRPYQCSICQKRFTQNVHLKKHMGVHAGPTGDGGYLSSAQVAECVSGHFSDGSSLNRNSPEYNKSSPYYVKEEPRPGIKNESDDLGVHGDMDDRRPARSGKQVTNSSIGVNTQVGDQIVGSTLPVRSQANDHIGANSMVDRSLSNDHVPTSLAVRSQAGEPINSMAARTQTNHLLPHASLNARSQANDIRAQATGYLATVNSLAARNHGTELLAANIMGVRNPANGQVAMNAVGIRDISLENPMNRNQLDPVNALTADKISNSSKEITAHNKKLLINSYVSPFPAYHYHNPIVLAAREEVNKYDESNVDILG, encoded by the coding sequence ATGATGTTCCATGCTGACTTGAGTGGAATTTCTACAGTTATTCCAGGTATACCGACCACCTCAATTCATACCCAAGCCTCAACCTCTAGTGAAGACAAACCTTTCAGCTGCCCCGAGTGTCATCGTGGATTCACCCAAAAGGTTCATTTGAAGACGCATCTAATGCAGCATTCCGGAGAGAAACCATTTGCTTGCGAAATATGTGGTAAAGGCTTCATTCAAAAAGTTCACTTGAAAACTCACATGGGTTTACACATTGACCAGAAAATTCACGCCTGTGCGCTCTGTGGAGAGGAGTTTCCATTGAAGGATCTTTTGACTGTGCATGCCTTGGTCCATGCCATTGAGAACCCTTTTACGTGTATTGTTTGTAAGAAAGAATTCACTCAGAAAGTCCATTTGGACACTCACGTATCAGTCCACTGTAGAGAGAAACCTTTTGTTTGTACCCAGTGTGGTAAAGCATTCATACAAAAAGGACACCTCAAGACCCACATGATGGTGCACACAGGCGAGAAACCTTTTGGATGTACTCAGTGTGGTAAAGGTTTTACCCAGAAGGTACACCTTCAGACACACTTGGCAGTGCATTCAGGTTTGAAACAGTTCAAATGCAGTGTTTGTGATAAAGAATTCACCCAGAGAGGGAATTTGGATCGGCATCTCAGAATTCATTCGGGGATTAGACCTTTTAAGTGTGCAGTGTGTGGAGTATCCTTTACTCAGAAAGCTAACTTGAAGTCCCACATGGTAGTTcatgcattaaagaaaaaaaactcgaaTGATGGCGGGAACACAAATGATGTTCCCGAAGTATATATTGCACATGATTCTGTTTTGTTGCCATCAGAAATTAAACTCTACAGGTGTAATGTCTGCAGTAAAGATTTTACTCGTAATGGTAACTTGAAAACACACATGGCTGTACACTCTGGAGACAGGCCTTACCAGTGTAGCATTTGTCAGAAGAGATTTACCCAGAATGTTCATTTAAAGAAGCACATGGGCGTTCATGCTGGGCCAACAGGTGATGGCGGCTATTTGTCCAGTGCACAAGTAGCTGAATGCGTGTCCGGTCATTTCAGTGACGGAAGTTCTTTGAACAGGAATTCTCCAGAGTACAATAAATCCTCTCCTTATTATGTCAAAGAAGAGCCACGTCCTGGGATCAAAAATGAATCGGATGATTTAGGGGTTCATGGTGACATGGATGACCGACGCCCTGCTCGATCTGGGAAGCAGGTGACCAACAGTTCCATTGGCGTTAATACTCAGGTAGGTGACCAAATTGTGGGAAGCACCTTGCCTGTAAGGAGTCAAGCAAATGATCATATTGGAGCTAACAGTATGGTTGATAGATCATTATCAAATGACCATGTACCTACCTCTTTGGCTGTTAGATCACAGGCAGGTGAGCCTATCAATTCAATGGCAGCCAGAACTCAAACTAATCATTTACTCCCTCATGCCTCCTTAAATGCCCGGTCCCAAGCAAATGACATAAGAGCCCAGGCTACTGGATACTTGGCAACTGTTAACTCCCTAGCTGCCCGAAACCATGGCACTGAACTGCTTGCAGCCAATATAATGGGTGTCAGGAACCCCGCCAATGGACAGGTTGCGATGAATGCTGTAGGCATCAGAGATATATCCCTTGAAAATCCTATGAATCGAAACCAGCTTGATCCAGTGAATGCCCTTACTGCTGACAAGATATCAAATAGTTCAAAAGAAATCACTGCCCATAATAAGAAATTACTGATCAATAGTTACGTCTCCCCTTTTCCTGCGTATCATTACCACAACCCAATTGTCTTGGCTGCAAGAGAGGAGGTTAACAAGTATGATGAGAGTAATGTAGATATACTAGGGTAG
- the LOC136848250 gene encoding uncharacterized protein, translating into MSDYSQSRTEHYRMTYIGENQPHETGNSKPLTQSHSLQDQAHLMALTSEWGHSVFELHGSRDSIDRSHGKHVPDVPYKMPIYESQNISGMIHNTEEPTYVRPSYMYRQESHANNSGHPYPVQEKLKEEPEEANCVEYTPQKSDRHQSENVPDKGEKQYSPELPKEKKCSPETEIQKPPSVPRTISPKCRPSQWKGTKLSDDEIASKRAAQAAAQREVRRRRREKMTDEEIRAELAVLAANQRESRRRQRERMTEEEIHIRRTLSAITQREIRRRRMSSMTEEELKSYRSREAQRQKELRHRKRMAMSEEELKLVKAKEAAASAARRARRLGKEVKSPRLKVDKPDSSPS; encoded by the exons ATGAGCGACTACTCGCAGAGCCGGACCGAG CACTACAGGATGACTTATATTGGAGAAAATCAGCCGCATGAAACGGGGAACTCGAAACCATTAACTCAGTCTCACAGTTTACAGGATCAAGCACATTTAATGGCTCTGACATCTGAGTGGGGACATAGTGTTTTTGAG ctcCACGGTTCCAGGGATAGCATAGACCGTAGTCACGGAAAACATGTGCCTGATGTTCCTTATAAAATGCCTATATATGAATCACAGAATATTAGTGGCATGATCCATAATACAGAAGAACCTACGTATGTACGCCCCAGTTACATGTATAGGCAGGAATCACATGCTAATAATAGTGGACACCCTTATCCTGTGCAGGAGAAACTCAAGGAGGAGCCAGAGGAAGCTAACTGTGTTGAATATACACCACAAAAAAGTGATAGACACCAATCTGAAAATGTGCCCGATAAAGGTGAAAAGCAGTATAGTCCTGAATTGccgaaagaaaagaaatgtagtccagaaactgaaatacaaaagccTCCTTCAGTTCCAAGAACTATATCTCCTAAATGTAGGCCATCACAGTGGAAAGGTACAAAGTTATCAGATGATGAAATTGCATCAAAACGAGCTGCACAAGCTGCAGCACAGAGGGAAGTTCGGCGtcgcagaagagagaaaatgacagacGAAGAGATAAGGGCAGAACTTGCAGTATTAGCAGCCAATCAAAGAGAATCAAGACGGCGACAGAGGGAAAGAATGACAGAAGAAGAGATACATATTAGGCGAACATTAAGTGCAATTACTCAAAGAGAAATACGTAGGCGTAGGATGAGTAGCATGACTGAAGAAGAACTCAAATCTTACCGATCACGTGAAGCTCAAAGACAAAAAGAACTAAGACATCGTAAACGAATGGCAATGTCTGAAGAGGAGCTTAAACTTGTCAAGGCTAAAGAAGCTGCTGCATCAGCAGCTCGTAGGGCACGGCGATTAGGGAAAGAAGTCAAAAGTCCTCGTCTTAAAGTAGACAAACCAGACTCCTCTCCTAGTTGA